Proteins encoded together in one Nyctibius grandis isolate bNycGra1 chromosome 1, bNycGra1.pri, whole genome shotgun sequence window:
- the EIF4A3 gene encoding eukaryotic initiation factor 4A-III, whose product MSGSAGSGGTAGSARKRLMKEEDMTKVEFETSEEVDVTPTFDTMGLREDLLRGIYAYGFEKPSAIQQRAIKQIIKGRDVIAQSQSGTGKTATFSISVLQCLDIQVRETQALILAPTRELAVQIQKGVLALGDYMNVQCHACIGGTNVGEDIRKLDYGQHVVAGTPGRVFDMIRRRSLRTRAIKMLVLDEADEMLNKGFKEQIYDVYRYLPPATQVVLISATLPHEILEMTNKFMTDPIRILVKRDELTLEGIKQFFVAVEREEWKFDTLCDLYDTLTITQAVIFCNTKRKVDWLTEKMREANFTVSSMHGDMPQKERESIMKEFRSGASRVLISTDVWARGLDVPQVSLIINYDLPNNRELYIHRIGRSGRYGRKGVAINFVKNDDIRILRDIEQYYSTQIDEMPMNVADLI is encoded by the exons ATGTCGGGGTCAGCGGGATCTGGTGGGACGGCCGGTTCGGCGCGGAAGCGGTTGATGAAGGAGGAGGACATGACGAAGGTGGAGTTCGAGACGAGCGAGGAGGTGGACGTGACACCCACCTTCGACACCATGGGGCTGCGGGAGGACCTGCTGCGCGGCATCTACGCCTACG GTTTTGAGAAGCCCTCGGCCATCCAGCAGAGAGCCATCAAGCAGATCATCAAGGGGAGAGACGTGATCGCCCA GTCACAGTCAGGAACAGGGAAGACAGCGACATTCTCCATCTCTGTTCTGCAGTGTCTGGATATACAG GTTCGCGAGACCCAGGCTTTGATCTTGGCACCAACTCGGGAGCTGGCTGTACAGATTCAGAAG GGTGTCCTTGCTCTGGGAGACTACATGAATGTCCAGTGTCACGCCTGCATTGGAGGGACCAACGTGGGTGAAGATATCCGAAAACTGGATTATGGGCAGCATGTTGTTGCTGGCACTCCAGGCCGTGTGTTTG ATATGATTCGTCGTCGAAGTTTAAGGACTCGTGCTAtcaaaatgctggttttggatGAAGCAGATGAGATGCTCAATAAAG gTTTTAAGGAGCAGATTTATGATGTGTACAGATACTTGCCTCCAGCTACACAGGTGGTTCTGATCAGCGCCACTTTGCCTCACGAAATTCTGGAGATGACCAACAAATTCATGACAGACCCCATTCGCATCTTGGTGAAACG TGATGAGTTGACCCTTGAAGGAATCAAGCAGTTTTTCGTGGCTGTGGAGAGGGAAGAATGGAAGTTTGACACCTTGTGCGATCTCTACGACACACTCACAATCACCCAGGCTGTCATCTTCTGTAACACCAAGAGAAAG GTAGACTGGCTCACAGAGAAGATGAGAGAAGCCAACTTCACAGTTTCATCCATGCATGGGGACATGccacagaaagagagagagtcCATTATGAAAGAGTTCAGATCTGGTGCAAG CCGAGTCCTTATTTCAACAGATGTTTGGGCTAGAGGCCTGGATGTGCCCCAGGTATCCCTGATCATTAACTACGACTTACCCAACAACAGAGAACTCTACATACACAG AATTGGTCGGTCAGGCAGATATGGCCGAAAAGGTGTAGCAATCAACTTTGTGAAGAACGATGATATCCGCATCCTGCGAGACATCGAGCAGTACTACTCCACCCAGATAGACGAGATGCCCATGAACG TTGCTGATCTCATCTGA